From Pseudomonas sp. stari2, a single genomic window includes:
- the guaB gene encoding IMP dehydrogenase, with protein sequence MLRISQEALTFDDILLVPGYSEVLPNEVSLKTRLTRGIELNIPLVSAAMDTVTEARLAIAMAQEGGIGIIHKNMTIEQQAAEVRKVKKFEAGVVKDPITIEADATVRDLFELTRMHNISGVPVLHDGDLVGIVTSRDVRFESRLEATVREVMTPKERLVTVREGADKNEVRELLHKHRLEKVLIVDDKFALKGMMTVKDIEKAKAYPLASKDDQGRLRVGAAVGTGKDTGDRVAALVNAGVDVVVVDTAHGHSKGVIDRVRWVKENFPEVQVIGGNIATGAAAKALAEAGADAVKVGIGPGSICTTRIVAGVGVPQISAIANVAAALEGTGVPLIADGGIRFSGDLSKAIVAGASCVMMGSMFAGTEEAPGEIELFQGRSYKAYRGMGSLGAMSQAQGSSDRYFQDSSAGAEKLVPEGIEGRVPYKGTLSAIIHQLMGGLRSSMGYTGSANIEEMRTKPEFVRITGAGMAESHVHDVQITKEAPNYRVG encoded by the coding sequence ATGCTGCGTATCAGCCAAGAAGCTCTGACCTTCGACGACATTCTTTTAGTGCCTGGTTATTCCGAGGTGCTTCCTAACGAAGTCAGTCTCAAGACCCGCCTCACCCGTGGCATCGAACTGAATATTCCTCTGGTTTCTGCCGCCATGGACACCGTTACTGAAGCCCGTCTGGCAATCGCCATGGCTCAGGAAGGTGGCATCGGCATTATCCACAAGAACATGACCATCGAGCAGCAAGCTGCTGAAGTCCGCAAGGTCAAGAAGTTCGAAGCCGGTGTGGTCAAGGACCCAATCACCATCGAGGCTGACGCCACGGTACGTGATCTGTTTGAACTGACCCGCATGCACAACATTTCCGGCGTTCCGGTCCTGCACGATGGCGACCTGGTCGGCATCGTCACTTCCCGTGACGTACGCTTCGAATCCCGTCTGGAAGCCACCGTTCGTGAAGTGATGACGCCCAAAGAGCGTCTGGTCACTGTTCGCGAAGGCGCCGACAAGAACGAAGTCCGCGAGCTGCTGCACAAGCACCGCCTGGAAAAAGTCCTGATCGTCGATGACAAGTTTGCCCTCAAAGGCATGATGACCGTCAAAGACATCGAAAAAGCCAAGGCTTACCCGCTGGCCAGCAAGGACGACCAAGGTCGTCTGCGTGTCGGCGCTGCAGTCGGTACCGGTAAAGACACCGGTGACCGTGTTGCCGCGCTGGTCAATGCCGGTGTGGACGTCGTGGTGGTCGACACCGCTCACGGTCACTCCAAAGGCGTGATCGACCGCGTTCGCTGGGTCAAAGAGAACTTCCCTGAAGTGCAGGTGATCGGCGGCAACATCGCCACCGGCGCAGCCGCCAAGGCCCTGGCCGAAGCCGGCGCCGACGCCGTCAAGGTCGGTATCGGCCCTGGCTCGATCTGCACCACCCGTATCGTCGCCGGTGTCGGCGTTCCGCAAATCAGTGCCATCGCCAACGTCGCCGCTGCCCTCGAAGGCACTGGCGTTCCGTTGATCGCCGACGGCGGCATCCGTTTCTCCGGTGACCTGTCCAAGGCCATCGTGGCCGGTGCTTCCTGCGTGATGATGGGCTCGATGTTCGCCGGTACCGAAGAGGCACCGGGCGAAATCGAACTGTTCCAGGGCCGTTCCTACAAGGCTTATCGCGGCATGGGTTCGCTGGGCGCCATGTCCCAGGCTCAAGGTTCCTCCGACCGTTACTTCCAGGATTCCTCGGCAGGTGCCGAGAAGCTCGTTCCGGAAGGCATCGAAGGTCGTGTTCCTTACAAGGGCACCCTGAGCGCGATCATTCACCAGTTGATGGGCGGTCTGCGTTCCTCGATGGGTTACACCGGCAGCGCCAACATCGAAGAGATGCGCACCAAGCCTGAGTTCGTGCGGATCACCGGTGCCGGCATGGCCGAATCCCACGTCCACGACGTGCAGATCACCAAGGAAGCGCCAAACTACCGCGTAGGTTGA
- a CDS encoding sulfite exporter TauE/SafE family protein, with amino-acid sequence MSVAGLLSEWSWGFGGWAALGVGVALAYIVFGIAGFGTALVAGPILILFMPLSKIVPLLVLLDFVAAFGNLLPSRRDVAKPELLRLLPCMAVGCTLGVIFLLNLKSDLLLLLMGLFISAYAVYSLWIKARPAQLSAMWALPMGTVGGLFGALFGSGGFLYAIYLNSRLPKDAARATQSALISCSTVVRLSLFAIAGVYAELPLLMLALCLLPAMALGLWIGRRLTMRLSREAFVRLVTWLVLASGLALIGRYLST; translated from the coding sequence ATGAGTGTGGCGGGGTTGTTGAGCGAATGGTCGTGGGGCTTCGGGGGTTGGGCAGCCCTCGGAGTGGGTGTCGCGCTGGCTTACATTGTGTTCGGCATTGCCGGTTTTGGCACGGCGCTGGTGGCGGGGCCGATTCTGATCCTGTTCATGCCGCTGTCGAAAATCGTGCCGTTGCTGGTGTTGCTGGATTTCGTCGCGGCGTTCGGCAATCTGCTGCCGTCGCGGCGAGATGTGGCGAAGCCGGAGTTGCTGCGGCTGCTGCCGTGCATGGCGGTCGGGTGCACGCTGGGGGTGATTTTTCTGCTCAACCTCAAGTCCGATCTGCTGTTGTTGCTGATGGGACTGTTCATCAGCGCCTATGCGGTTTACAGCTTGTGGATCAAGGCCCGGCCGGCGCAGTTGTCCGCGATGTGGGCGTTGCCGATGGGCACCGTGGGCGGACTGTTCGGGGCGTTGTTCGGCAGTGGCGGCTTTCTTTATGCAATCTACCTCAACAGCCGGCTGCCCAAGGACGCGGCGCGGGCCACGCAAAGTGCGCTGATCAGTTGCAGCACGGTGGTGCGTTTGAGTCTGTTCGCCATCGCCGGGGTGTATGCCGAGCTACCCTTGTTGATGCTGGCGCTGTGTCTGTTGCCGGCCATGGCGCTGGGCTTGTGGATTGGACGGCGGCTGACGATGCGTTTGTCCCGCGAAGCCTTTGTGCGGCTGGTGACCTGGCTGGTGCTGGCGAGCGGGTTGGCGCTGATCGGACGCTATTTAAGCACTTGA